The following coding sequences are from one Halorubrum sp. BOL3-1 window:
- a CDS encoding type II toxin-antitoxin system HicA family toxin: MVTRDFSGEDVYKVLVNVGGFRHVRTTGDHLILRWDPPESHGNTDVRTVTVPAHDSISIGTLHDIADDAGAENFEAFCEWIDENR, translated from the coding sequence ATGGTGACGCGGGACTTTTCCGGTGAAGACGTCTACAAAGTGCTGGTAAACGTTGGTGGGTTTCGGCACGTTCGTACCACAGGAGATCACCTGATTCTTCGATGGGATCCACCAGAAAGCCACGGGAACACAGATGTGCGTACCGTGACTGTCCCGGCCCACGACTCAATTAGCATTGGAACGCTCCATGATATTGCCGACGACGCCGGTGCGGAGAACTTCGAAGCATTCTGCGAATGGATCGACGAGAATCGGTGA
- a CDS encoding type II toxin-antitoxin system HicB family antitoxin, with the protein MAGPTRDASNGEGVEFIHEDDGSITARDIETGVASFGETKAEALRMLAEAIELHEGGGEPVTDEDLEEWGLEETEPGDKDLPEFMR; encoded by the coding sequence ATGGCGGGTCCGACACGTGACGCATCCAACGGGGAAGGCGTCGAGTTCATTCACGAGGATGACGGCTCGATCACTGCGAGAGACATCGAGACCGGTGTCGCCTCCTTCGGCGAGACGAAAGCGGAAGCGCTCCGGATGCTTGCGGAGGCGATCGAACTTCACGAAGGCGGCGGTGAACCCGTCACCGATGAGGATCTCGAAGAGTGGGGTCTCGAAGAGACGGAGCCCGGTGACAAGGACCTGCCCGAATTTATGCGGTGA
- a CDS encoding AMP-binding protein — MPPYGDSTQPLEDIGVETGTVVAVADWNTPEFFELLYAITGLEAVIYPVNLNLPPEQIGYTLKKSDATHLLYSDDFEGWPSNSPARPSTLTTSRPVTP, encoded by the coding sequence CTGCCGCCGTATGGCGATTCAACACAGCCGTTAGAAGACATCGGCGTTGAGACGGGGACAGTTGTCGCCGTCGCTGACTGGAACACGCCCGAGTTCTTCGAACTCCTGTACGCAATCACCGGACTAGAGGCCGTCATCTATCCGGTGAATCTAAACCTTCCACCAGAACAAATCGGCTACACGCTGAAAAAATCGGACGCCACCCACCTCCTGTATTCTGACGATTTCGAGGGCTGGCCCAGCAATTCCCCGGCGAGACCCTCCACATTGACGACCTCCCGTCCGGTGACCCCGTGA
- a CDS encoding DMT family transporter, translated as MSRYRTAGRFLLLCAVWGTAFMATDVGLADLPAVPFAAVRFDVAAALLFAAVLASGADFRPRTRDDYVYVLVGGALIIGAHHAFLFAGQRYVTGGVAAVLLGLIPVVTPALTRLVSTDEEFTAATALGVALGFVGVVVIADPDPANIANSILGVSLVLASAFAFAVAAVVTHSRSPSMPFLATQAWMMTVGAVVLHAAVLALPGQSFAAATWTLSALAALAYLSAVAGIGGFLLYFTLLDDLGPIEMSFIEYVIPVFAALAGWLVLRQEVTPATVAGFAFILAGFIAAKWRALRRT; from the coding sequence ATGAGTCGCTACCGGACAGCCGGCCGCTTCTTGCTGCTGTGCGCGGTCTGGGGGACGGCGTTCATGGCGACAGACGTCGGCCTCGCGGACCTCCCCGCGGTGCCGTTCGCGGCTGTGCGCTTCGATGTCGCCGCTGCGCTGCTGTTCGCCGCCGTTCTCGCCTCCGGCGCGGACTTCCGTCCTCGTACTCGGGACGACTATGTCTACGTGCTCGTCGGTGGTGCGCTCATTATTGGTGCCCATCACGCGTTCCTCTTCGCTGGCCAGCGGTACGTCACGGGCGGCGTCGCCGCCGTTCTATTGGGTCTTATCCCTGTTGTGACGCCCGCGCTCACGCGTCTCGTCTCCACTGATGAGGAGTTCACCGCGGCCACCGCACTCGGCGTCGCGCTCGGGTTCGTTGGCGTCGTCGTCATCGCCGACCCCGACCCCGCGAACATCGCGAACAGCATCCTCGGTGTGTCACTCGTGCTCGCGTCCGCGTTCGCGTTCGCCGTCGCCGCGGTCGTCACCCACAGCCGATCGCCGTCAATGCCGTTCCTCGCCACGCAGGCGTGGATGATGACCGTCGGTGCGGTCGTTCTCCACGCCGCGGTGCTCGCGCTCCCCGGCCAGTCGTTCGCGGCTGCGACGTGGACACTGTCCGCACTCGCCGCGCTCGCGTACCTCTCCGCGGTCGCCGGCATCGGTGGCTTCCTGCTGTACTTCACGTTGCTTGACGACCTCGGCCCCATCGAGATGAGCTTCATCGAGTACGTAATTCCCGTATTCGCGGCGCTGGCGGGCTGGCTCGTGCTCAGACAGGAAGTGACGCCAGCGACCGTCGCCGGGTTTGCGTTCATCCTCGCGGGGTTCATCGCCGCAAAGTGGCGGGCGCTGCGTCGGACATAG
- a CDS encoding sugar-specific transcriptional regulator TrmB yields the protein MSEFDPAPDSATETPRWQDGTDTFGRVYDVVLGLTSPTTYTRVAELADCSPNAAKKHLNRLAEMGIARANPDSRPATYERHDGYLEWQEASRIAAELSVDAILDRVEALEQRRTEYEAEFGTDDPTTVTVFDAGDHETIHDRMTAVSEWQGVIRDIRLYELARQLSQNDGHLIPA from the coding sequence ATGAGCGAGTTCGATCCTGCTCCTGACTCAGCGACGGAGACGCCACGGTGGCAGGACGGAACCGATACGTTCGGCCGCGTTTACGATGTGGTCCTCGGTCTCACGTCACCGACGACGTACACGAGGGTTGCAGAGCTCGCAGACTGCTCTCCGAACGCCGCAAAAAAACACCTCAATCGCCTCGCGGAGATGGGCATTGCTCGCGCGAACCCTGACAGCCGCCCGGCCACGTACGAGCGACATGACGGGTATCTCGAATGGCAAGAGGCGAGTCGGATCGCCGCTGAGCTCTCTGTCGATGCGATTCTCGACCGCGTTGAAGCGCTCGAACAACGACGGACAGAGTACGAAGCCGAATTCGGCACCGACGACCCCACTACTGTTACGGTGTTCGACGCCGGCGACCACGAAACAATTCACGACCGCATGACCGCAGTCAGCGAATGGCAGGGCGTCATTCGAGATATACGACTCTATGAACTCGCCCGCCAACTCTCACAGAACGACGGGCACCTCATCCCCGCCTAA
- a CDS encoding branched-chain amino acid ABC transporter permease produces MAVADFIISLLTFIAIYSLFGIGLNLKFGFTGLIDFGHVAYFMIGAYVTVVLTMPAGAAGYSGIGGFALPELLGALGPLGSLLGWVLGVLGGMIAAALVSLAVGVPTLRLREDYLAITALGIATILTTVVNDEEWLFNGPFGINTIHTPLRDAFPLSLGGFTLNMVVFGVLSLAAFGLTGYWLVRAFQRQGRRGKIVFGVIVPLIAAWYFVLPTLSGGMVELTRNALWLFDPTAGPDGGMDYDRFVLLLSVAALGGGYWLVERTINSPYGRVLRAIREDEDVPRALGKETFQYKLQALMLGSALAGAAGALWALNIGFIAPDQFAATITFYAFTAVIVGGTANNKGVILGTAFFWGIRNGTRFIDVPSQYSIQLAAARLMLIGVVLILILYYRPEGLLGEQDYDIPLPSRDASGGTDDA; encoded by the coding sequence ATGGCGGTCGCCGATTTCATCATCTCGCTCCTGACGTTCATTGCGATTTACAGCCTGTTCGGGATCGGACTGAACCTCAAATTCGGGTTTACCGGCCTCATCGACTTCGGCCACGTCGCGTACTTCATGATCGGCGCGTACGTGACCGTGGTCTTGACAATGCCCGCTGGCGCCGCCGGGTACAGCGGCATCGGCGGGTTCGCGCTCCCGGAGCTACTCGGTGCGCTCGGTCCGCTCGGGAGTCTCCTCGGCTGGGTACTCGGCGTCCTCGGTGGGATGATCGCCGCCGCGTTAGTCTCTCTCGCAGTCGGGGTGCCGACGCTGCGCCTCCGGGAAGACTACCTCGCCATCACGGCGCTCGGCATCGCCACTATTCTCACCACCGTCGTGAACGACGAGGAATGGCTGTTCAACGGGCCGTTCGGTATCAACACCATTCACACACCGCTTCGTGACGCCTTCCCGCTCAGCTTGGGCGGTTTCACGCTGAACATGGTCGTCTTCGGCGTCCTGTCACTCGCCGCGTTCGGACTCACCGGCTACTGGCTCGTGAGGGCGTTCCAACGGCAAGGCCGTCGCGGCAAAATCGTTTTCGGCGTCATAGTCCCGCTCATCGCCGCCTGGTACTTCGTCCTTCCGACGCTCAGCGGCGGCATGGTGGAACTCACCCGTAACGCGCTCTGGCTGTTTGACCCGACGGCCGGCCCCGACGGGGGAATGGATTACGACCGGTTCGTCCTCCTGCTGTCGGTCGCGGCGCTCGGCGGCGGGTACTGGTTAGTGGAGCGGACGATCAACAGCCCGTATGGCAGGGTCCTGCGAGCAATCCGCGAAGACGAAGACGTCCCGCGGGCGCTCGGCAAAGAGACGTTCCAGTACAAGCTGCAAGCACTGATGCTCGGGTCGGCGCTCGCTGGGGCCGCCGGGGCGCTGTGGGCGCTTAACATCGGGTTTATCGCTCCTGATCAGTTCGCCGCGACGATCACGTTCTACGCCTTCACGGCCGTCATCGTCGGCGGCACCGCTAACAACAAAGGCGTCATTCTCGGCACCGCGTTCTTTTGGGGCATCCGCAACGGGACGCGGTTCATCGACGTCCCGTCACAGTACTCCATTCAACTCGCAGCGGCCCGGCTCATGTTGATCGGCGTGGTGTTGATACTCATCCTGTATTACCGGCCCGAGGGGCTCCTCGGAGAACAGGACTACGACATCCCGCTACCGTCGCGGGACGCCTCCGGAGGGACCGACGATGCCTGA
- a CDS encoding winged helix-turn-helix domain-containing protein: MPVDFGTYEPGNPRVDLSEGTNARQLLEVLLEHPTVGYTPAELAEATGIPRGSIGPTLQRLETADLVRHKEPYWGAAEDDRLAAATAAFLGVKTAAATHSDDWYAQNDGWADELPDLSDEEQ; the protein is encoded by the coding sequence ATGCCGGTGGATTTCGGAACGTATGAACCCGGAAACCCACGCGTGGACCTGTCAGAAGGGACCAACGCGAGGCAATTGCTAGAGGTCTTATTGGAGCATCCGACCGTCGGATACACACCAGCAGAATTAGCAGAAGCAACTGGCATTCCACGTGGGAGCATCGGCCCGACACTACAACGGCTCGAAACAGCGGACCTTGTTCGTCACAAGGAACCGTATTGGGGAGCCGCGGAGGACGACCGGCTCGCAGCAGCGACAGCTGCGTTCCTCGGGGTTAAGACGGCAGCTGCCACGCACAGTGATGACTGGTACGCACAGAACGACGGATGGGCTGACGAGTTACCTGACCTGAGTGACGAGGAACAGTAG
- a CDS encoding transposase, whose protein sequence is MWAIFSLKIREKNSDQPIILICDNFSSHFAEYVDKVVNKHDLHRVALPRYSPDLNPIEQIWKSVKRDLSPLDASDLERYRELICSVFHDYADRISFAESWIDRFLSIQIL, encoded by the coding sequence CTGTGGGCGATTTTTTCCCTCAAGATACGTGAGAAGAACTCAGATCAACCGATCATACTCATCTGCGATAACTTTTCGTCTCACTTTGCCGAGTATGTCGATAAGGTAGTAAATAAACACGATCTACACAGAGTAGCACTGCCGCGGTATTCGCCGGATCTCAATCCGATCGAACAGATCTGGAAAAGCGTAAAACGTGATCTCTCACCGCTTGACGCGTCAGATCTTGAAAGGTATCGAGAACTGATCTGTTCGGTCTTTCACGACTACGCCGATCGGATAAGCTTCGCAGAATCATGGATAGATCGCTTCCTATCTATTCAAATATTATGA
- a CDS encoding AMP-binding protein, protein MTLDVQQDSPAVTLFTSGTTGMPKPVRYTHEEFVQGGLSIAHQLAEYDTPASLSGDDTLLPSIPMFHLLAWGSPVIAPYLGADLLMTGQFEPEAVGSLIEDGTATWTNMVPTMMRQLLATDVTLDGLKVLTGGSTIQTDLVTQMRDRNIEFSTIYGGTDMLAASISIWTDYARDNGSYDYLRRVTHPVPFGEFRLDHREGMDEDMGEIQFRAPWLPDGYYELPEESAGAFVDGWFNTGDVGRRMPDGGLRILDRIDDTIKSGGEWIPSSILESIVVDTPSVATAAVIGKPDEEWGERPVAVVTPADGDVDVETVFDELEAAATDGQINDWWIPEEITTVDELPMTSTGKIQKESLREELGLV, encoded by the coding sequence GTGACCCTCGACGTTCAACAGGATAGTCCCGCCGTCACGTTGTTCACGTCCGGGACGACCGGAATGCCAAAACCGGTCCGGTATACCCATGAGGAATTCGTACAGGGCGGGTTGAGTATCGCCCACCAGCTCGCCGAGTACGACACACCGGCGTCGCTGTCCGGAGACGACACGTTACTCCCATCGATCCCGATGTTCCATCTGCTGGCCTGGGGGTCTCCGGTCATCGCACCGTATCTGGGAGCAGACCTCCTGATGACGGGTCAGTTTGAGCCGGAAGCCGTCGGGTCGCTCATCGAGGACGGAACGGCGACATGGACGAACATGGTGCCAACGATGATGCGTCAGCTCCTCGCAACGGATGTAACGCTAGACGGACTCAAAGTCCTGACCGGTGGAAGTACCATCCAAACCGACCTCGTCACACAGATGCGTGATCGGAACATCGAGTTCTCGACCATCTATGGCGGGACGGACATGCTCGCCGCATCCATCTCCATCTGGACTGACTACGCCCGTGACAATGGGTCGTACGATTATCTGCGGCGAGTTACCCATCCCGTCCCGTTTGGCGAATTCCGCCTCGATCACCGCGAGGGGATGGACGAGGACATGGGCGAGATTCAGTTCAGGGCACCGTGGCTTCCGGACGGGTACTATGAACTCCCCGAGGAGAGTGCAGGTGCATTCGTCGATGGCTGGTTCAATACGGGCGACGTCGGTCGGCGGATGCCCGACGGCGGGCTACGAATCCTCGATCGCATCGACGACACCATCAAAAGTGGTGGGGAGTGGATCCCGTCGAGTATCCTGGAGTCCATCGTCGTCGATACACCATCAGTCGCTACCGCTGCGGTTATCGGAAAACCGGACGAGGAGTGGGGTGAGCGACCCGTCGCCGTTGTAACACCCGCCGATGGGGACGTCGACGTGGAGACCGTCTTTGATGAACTAGAGGCTGCCGCCACAGACGGCCAAATAAACGATTGGTGGATCCCAGAAGAGATTACGACCGTGGATGAACTACCGATGACGAGTACAGGAAAGATTCAGAAAGAATCGCTTCGGGAGGAGTTAGGTCTAGTCTGA
- a CDS encoding acyl-CoA dehydrogenase family protein, which yields MVDPPFDYNTFDEGRHVNYWELNPVLQDEAERLYPDDEFAWAEEKLDEFGHIVGHTIADNADRIDQHGPELQTHDKHGELLNEVQYHPDQFENERLIYEHGIVADAFHAPPGRDEPVGLLHTLTEQLLLSYADTGLVCAQSMTSGAALALRNHDHSGDYTEYLDRLTTRDYESAIEGAMFLTEEQGGSDVGANETVAEPVTTPRQGTEASAPEAKATQDGGELQTREYELTGEKWFCSNIDAQGTLALGRRPDAPEGTKGLSLFLVPHGLPSGELNDQRYRRLKDKLGTESVPTGEVEFDSTTGYLVGEPERGFKYMTTMVNWERVTNAVGAVGIIGRLLLESKIQAANRDAFGQAIQDFPLMQRDLVEMSVDHEATLTFAMESARWLDRYERDHDDDKAFRLMRLLVPVSKHVTTRKAVETASYAMEIQGGNGYIEDFVTHRLYRDAQVLPIWEGTANILSLDVLRAMEKEAAHEALLPLVNEYLDGVDHPFLKPLTETVEAEFETLQEALWGLAVADDDTAQYAAKEVTEDIYDVVTASLLLQRAQEHLNEGNARKAIVANLFIERELPDSTSGIQTEATPAMDVFDSVVRYDSLNESDLPDKPYAL from the coding sequence ATGGTTGATCCGCCATTCGATTACAACACCTTCGACGAGGGGCGACACGTCAATTACTGGGAATTAAACCCGGTACTCCAGGATGAGGCCGAACGGCTCTATCCCGACGATGAATTTGCGTGGGCCGAAGAGAAACTGGATGAATTCGGCCACATCGTCGGACACACAATTGCGGATAACGCTGATAGGATAGACCAACACGGCCCGGAGCTACAGACCCACGACAAACACGGCGAACTCCTAAATGAAGTCCAATATCACCCCGACCAGTTCGAGAACGAACGGCTCATCTACGAACACGGAATCGTCGCTGACGCATTTCATGCCCCGCCGGGGCGGGACGAACCGGTCGGCCTCCTTCACACGCTGACTGAACAACTCCTCCTCTCGTACGCCGATACTGGACTCGTTTGCGCGCAATCAATGACCTCGGGGGCCGCCCTCGCATTACGGAATCACGATCACTCGGGAGACTACACTGAGTACCTAGATCGGCTTACGACCAGAGACTACGAGTCGGCAATCGAAGGCGCAATGTTCCTCACCGAAGAACAAGGGGGGAGTGACGTAGGTGCGAACGAAACAGTCGCAGAACCCGTTACAACTCCCCGACAGGGGACGGAAGCATCCGCTCCGGAAGCCAAGGCCACGCAGGACGGAGGCGAGCTTCAGACCCGCGAGTACGAGTTGACCGGCGAGAAATGGTTCTGTTCAAATATCGACGCGCAGGGGACCCTCGCCTTGGGCCGGCGACCCGACGCACCGGAGGGAACGAAGGGACTCTCCCTGTTCCTCGTGCCGCACGGCCTCCCATCTGGTGAACTGAACGACCAGCGATACCGACGTCTCAAGGACAAACTTGGAACGGAGAGCGTTCCGACCGGTGAAGTCGAGTTCGACAGCACTACCGGCTACCTCGTTGGTGAGCCGGAACGCGGATTCAAGTACATGACGACGATGGTGAACTGGGAGCGCGTAACCAACGCTGTCGGTGCCGTCGGCATCATCGGACGCCTCCTTCTCGAAAGCAAGATTCAGGCTGCCAACCGAGACGCGTTCGGACAGGCGATTCAGGACTTCCCTCTAATGCAGCGTGATCTAGTGGAGATGTCGGTCGACCACGAGGCGACGTTGACCTTCGCTATGGAGTCTGCGCGATGGCTCGACCGATACGAGCGCGACCACGATGACGACAAGGCGTTCCGGTTGATGCGATTGCTCGTCCCGGTCTCGAAGCACGTAACGACCCGAAAGGCAGTCGAGACGGCGTCCTATGCGATGGAGATACAGGGCGGAAACGGATACATCGAAGATTTCGTGACACATCGTCTGTACCGGGATGCCCAAGTCCTCCCGATATGGGAAGGGACGGCGAATATCCTCTCGCTCGACGTGCTTCGAGCGATGGAGAAGGAGGCCGCTCACGAGGCACTCCTTCCGCTCGTCAACGAATATCTCGACGGTGTCGACCACCCGTTCCTCAAACCGCTCACAGAAACCGTTGAAGCGGAATTCGAAACATTGCAAGAGGCTCTCTGGGGATTAGCTGTTGCTGACGACGATACGGCGCAGTACGCGGCGAAAGAGGTCACAGAGGACATCTATGACGTTGTCACGGCCAGTCTCCTGCTACAGCGCGCACAAGAGCACCTGAACGAGGGCAACGCCCGCAAAGCAATTGTTGCCAACCTATTTATTGAACGCGAACTGCCGGATTCCACTTCTGGTATCCAAACGGAGGCGACACCAGCTATGGACGTCTTCGACTCTGTCGTCCGCTACGACAGTCTCAATGAATCGGACCTGCCCGACAAACCATACGCACTGTAA
- a CDS encoding type II toxin-antitoxin system HicA family toxin produces the protein MVRTNFPGREISSVLHDFGYKRVSRVGSHLKMRYESLDTDEVRIVTVPMASEDEIPTGTLQSIADQCGAEDFHAWCEWIDEHR, from the coding sequence ATGGTCCGGACGAACTTCCCCGGGCGTGAGATTTCGTCTGTACTCCATGATTTCGGCTACAAGCGTGTCAGTCGTGTCGGTAGTCACCTGAAGATGCGGTACGAGTCGCTAGACACGGACGAAGTCCGGATCGTGACTGTTCCTATGGCGTCAGAAGATGAGATTCCGACCGGAACGCTTCAATCGATCGCTGATCAGTGCGGAGCCGAGGACTTCCACGCGTGGTGTGAGTGGATCGACGAGCACCGGTGA
- a CDS encoding IS630 family transposase: MPGPSKDYLEHLSEEELDEAIDQAQSDKEPYLVRRLCLIKNIYLGDTLTEAATRVGVTTPTASRWVDRWNNDAVGGLRPDSGDGRPPKLDEHQRDRLQEVLKQHQPLTTHQVQQLIEDGFDVSYSQRHTSRLLNKLGLNYAIPRPESPDRPDDAEEQLEERLEAALDDLDDDTVTDGGVVVGFLDEAWPRPTDNSRRLWSFGRPTLKKETPTANFDDVVFGFYALNGTSVVSCKDDLSKESVGDFFPQDT, from the coding sequence ATGCCTGGACCATCAAAAGATTACCTCGAACATCTGAGTGAAGAGGAACTCGATGAGGCGATCGATCAAGCTCAATCTGACAAAGAACCCTATCTCGTCCGGCGATTATGTCTGATCAAAAATATCTATCTCGGTGATACGCTCACGGAAGCGGCGACACGTGTCGGCGTCACGACGCCGACCGCGAGCCGCTGGGTTGATCGCTGGAACAACGACGCTGTGGGCGGTCTTCGACCAGATTCTGGTGACGGGCGCCCACCAAAACTTGACGAGCACCAACGCGACCGGCTTCAAGAGGTCCTCAAACAGCATCAACCACTTACCACCCATCAAGTTCAACAGCTCATCGAAGATGGGTTCGATGTATCATACTCTCAGCGACATACATCGCGACTTCTCAATAAACTTGGATTAAATTATGCGATCCCGCGACCAGAGTCGCCAGATCGGCCTGACGACGCAGAAGAACAACTCGAAGAGCGTCTCGAGGCCGCTCTCGACGACCTCGACGACGATACAGTGACTGACGGCGGTGTCGTCGTCGGGTTTCTCGACGAAGCCTGGCCTCGTCCAACAGACAACAGCCGGCGGCTGTGGAGCTTCGGCCGACCAACCCTGAAAAAAGAGACGCCGACAGCGAACTTTGACGATGTCGTCTTCGGATTTTACGCATTGAACGGAACCAGCGTTGTCTCGTGTAAAGACGATCTGAGCAAGGAATCTGTGGGCGATTTTTTCCCTCAAGATACGTGA
- a CDS encoding ABC transporter ATP-binding protein encodes MTVLKIEGLDAGYGDLQILSNVDMTVDDDEYVTIVGPNGAGKSTAMKSVLGLTTYMDGSITLNGESVEEMDTNAVIERGVSYVPQSDNLFPSMTVRENLLMGAFSLPEVPEDRLEEILNRFPILKERQRQRAGTMSGGQQQMLAMGSALMVDPDILLLDEPSAGLAPELVEDMFDRIDEINAAGTAVLMVEQNAKKALRRCDRGYVLVNGENAYEGPGKELLHDQEVRERFLGG; translated from the coding sequence GTGACGGTGCTTAAAATCGAGGGATTGGACGCCGGGTACGGAGACCTACAGATCCTCTCGAACGTCGATATGACCGTTGACGATGACGAATACGTTACCATCGTCGGGCCGAACGGAGCGGGAAAGTCCACGGCGATGAAATCAGTCCTCGGGTTGACGACGTACATGGACGGGTCGATTACGCTCAACGGGGAATCCGTCGAGGAAATGGACACGAACGCTGTCATCGAACGAGGGGTCAGCTACGTGCCGCAGAGCGACAACCTCTTCCCATCGATGACGGTTCGGGAAAACCTCCTCATGGGCGCGTTCAGTCTACCGGAGGTCCCCGAAGACCGGCTGGAAGAGATTCTCAACCGGTTCCCGATCCTGAAAGAACGCCAACGGCAGCGCGCCGGGACGATGAGCGGCGGCCAACAACAGATGCTAGCGATGGGGTCAGCGCTGATGGTTGACCCGGATATCCTGTTACTTGACGAACCGTCCGCGGGGTTGGCGCCCGAGCTCGTTGAGGACATGTTCGACCGGATCGACGAGATCAACGCGGCGGGAACGGCCGTTCTGATGGTCGAACAAAACGCCAAGAAGGCGTTACGGCGCTGCGATCGAGGGTACGTCCTTGTGAACGGCGAAAACGCGTACGAAGGGCCAGGCAAGGAGTTACTACACGATCAAGAGGTCCGCGAACGATTCCTCGGCGGGTGA
- a CDS encoding type II toxin-antitoxin system HicB family antitoxin — protein MARANSGNSDPPDREIRLVKNPDGQWTARDLRVRVTAQGKSRDVALDNLDAVIEAVEGDGGRTPTDEEIRDLDVDPEVARSQSDELPDVLQ, from the coding sequence ATGGCACGAGCCAATTCTGGTAATTCGGACCCTCCTGACCGGGAAATCCGCTTAGTGAAGAATCCGGATGGTCAGTGGACGGCTCGTGATCTCCGCGTTAGAGTGACCGCTCAAGGTAAAAGCCGGGACGTAGCACTTGATAATCTTGATGCCGTCATTGAGGCGGTAGAAGGCGATGGCGGGCGGACTCCAACCGACGAGGAAATCCGTGATCTCGATGTTGATCCTGAAGTTGCTCGGTCTCAGAGCGATGAACTTCCCGATGTCTTACAGTAG
- a CDS encoding ABC transporter ATP-binding protein, with protein sequence MPEQNTPTPAPDATPTDSPAARADRDPILRIEGITKQFGGITALDGVDLTVDPGITGLIGPNGAGKTTLFNCLTGFHEPDDGRVRLYGTDTTDEEPPAIAQQGMVRTFQIPRELADMTVFENLLLAPMNQHGERLRGAWIRGDQFVEEEQGIRDRAREIAAFFEIDHLLNEPAGSLSGGQRKLLEIARALLTEPDIVLLDEPLAGVNPTLEQKILGRIEDLVEDGYSFLLIEHDIDLIMDNCERVVVMHQGKVLTTGPPEAVQTDDRVIEAYLGGDDV encoded by the coding sequence ATGCCTGAACAGAACACACCGACTCCGGCACCTGACGCAACGCCAACGGACAGCCCGGCAGCAAGAGCTGACCGCGACCCGATTCTCCGAATAGAAGGGATCACCAAACAGTTCGGCGGCATCACCGCGCTCGACGGGGTCGATCTGACTGTCGATCCCGGTATCACCGGACTGATCGGCCCGAACGGCGCCGGGAAAACGACCCTGTTCAACTGCCTCACCGGCTTCCACGAGCCGGACGACGGGCGGGTCCGCCTCTACGGAACGGATACCACCGACGAGGAGCCGCCGGCCATCGCCCAGCAGGGCATGGTTCGGACCTTCCAAATTCCGCGTGAGCTCGCCGACATGACCGTGTTCGAGAATCTGCTGTTAGCCCCGATGAACCAACACGGGGAACGACTCCGCGGAGCATGGATCCGCGGGGACCAGTTCGTCGAAGAAGAACAGGGCATCAGAGACCGCGCTCGTGAAATCGCCGCGTTCTTCGAGATCGATCACCTACTCAATGAACCCGCCGGCAGTCTGTCCGGAGGTCAGAGAAAGCTCCTCGAAATCGCCCGCGCACTGTTGACCGAGCCAGATATCGTGTTGTTGGACGAGCCGCTGGCCGGGGTGAATCCGACCCTCGAACAGAAAATCCTGGGTCGGATCGAAGACCTCGTCGAGGACGGCTACTCGTTTCTCCTCATCGAACACGACATCGATCTCATCATGGACAACTGCGAGCGCGTCGTGGTCATGCACCAAGGGAAGGTCCTAACGACGGGTCCCCCGGAAGCCGTTCAAACAGACGACCGTGTTATCGAGGCGTACCTCGGTGGTGATGACGTGTGA